The following proteins are co-located in the Carassius gibelio isolate Cgi1373 ecotype wild population from Czech Republic chromosome A9, carGib1.2-hapl.c, whole genome shotgun sequence genome:
- the znf385b gene encoding zinc finger protein 385B isoform X3, which translates to MLLGSSCHSNTLPALVRTPSLMMQSSLDMKPFMTFPVESSSPVGLFPNFNTMDPVQKAVINHTFGVSIPPKKKQVITCNICQLRFNSDSQAEAHYKGTKHAKKLKAQESTKNKQKSAAAQDSGVKTITTTTTSSCTTVTASCSDQPEKSAEPLAAHKVPASPQAFVPAPTVPAVALVSNPCKTAPAHASPPTEPTRHAAALKNTSKPAALPTAPSEPSAESEEEKAKKLLYCSLCKVAVNSLSQLEAHNTGSKHKTMLEARNGAGPIKSYPRPGSKLKIQATQLNKGSGLQNKTFHCEICDVHVNSEVQLKQHISSRRHKDRVAGKPTKPKYSPYNKQQRSSGSLAAKLALQNDLVKPISPAFLSTTFCPTTVQSISLHARPNTSIFQTASLPHSFLRAAPGPIRPTTGSILFAPY; encoded by the exons GAAGTTCCTGTCATAGCAACACACTCCCTGCATTGGTTCGGACTCCTTCTCTAATGATGCAGTCCAGTTTGGACATGAAGCCTTTCATGACCTTCCCCGTGGAGAGCTCCTCTCCGGTCGGCCTGTTCCCTAATTTCAATACG ATGGACCCTGTCCAGAAAGCAGTAATCAACCACACATTTGGAGTATCCATTCCTCCCAAGAAAAAGCAAGTTATTACTTGCAACATCTGTCAGCTCCGCTTTAATTCAGAT AGCCAAGCCGAGGCGCACTACAAAGGCACAAAACATGCCAAGAAGCTCAAAGCACAGGAGTCCACGAAAAATAAGCAGAAAAGTGCAGCCGCCCAGGACAGCGGTGTTAAGAcaatcaccaccaccaccacttcCTCCTGCACTACAGTCACTGCCAGCTGCTCTGACCAACCAG AGAAAAGTGCAGAGCCACTGGCTGCGCACAAAGTCCCTGCCTCCCCACAAGCCTTTGTGCCAGCTCCCACTGTGCCTGCAGTGGCATTGGTGTCCAACCCTTGCAAGACGGCGCCAGCGCATGCCAGCCCACCCACTGAGCCAACAAGACATGCGGCAGCCCTGAAGAACACCTCCAAACCAGCAGCGCTGCCAACGGCCCCGTCAGAGCCCAGCGCGGAGTCCGAGGAGGAGAAAGCCAAGAAGCTCCTGTACTGTTCACTGTGCAAAGTGGCTGTCAACTCCCTCTCACAGCTGGAGGCACACAACACAG GTTCAAAGCACAAAACAATGCTGGAGGCGCGAAACGGAGCTGGACCTATTAAATCATACCCCAGACCCGGGTCCAAACTCAAAATTCAGGCCACGCAACTTAACAAAGGCTCAGGTTTACAGAACAAGACGTTTCATTGTGAAATCTGTGATGTCCACGTCAACTCAGAAGTCCAGCTTAAACAG CATATTTCCAGCAGGCGGCACAAGGACCGAGTGGCAGGCAAACCCACCAAACCCAAATACAGCCCTTACAACAAGCAGCAGCGGAGCTCCGGCTCTCTGGca GCCAAACTCGCCCTGCAGAATGACTTGGTGAAGCCCATTTCACCAGCTTTCCTCTCCACAACCTTCTGCCCCACCACAGTCCAGTCCATCTCCCTCCACGCTCGTCCCAACACCTCCATCTTCCAGACGGCCTCGCTTCCGCACTCTTTTCTCCGCGCCGCTCCGGGACCCATCCGACCCACCACGGGCTCAATCTTATTTGCTCCTTACTGA